The proteins below are encoded in one region of Mycobacterium pseudokansasii:
- a CDS encoding acyl-CoA dehydrogenase family protein, whose translation MDVRLTTEQRQLRDAAAKFADDLGPGSVSELADESRIARLDRHIVTTGWRSLRSDGASGIEVSIVAEEFGRRLVDAPLLGPVLADDLARHLHTGRGDATIAVDNLAFDARGYRRALLLSGTTVLAAELDTDYGGADLTRVTTGIAEPPLPVGEVSADTAGRWRALALVATAADLVGNARGAHALACDYAKIREQYGKTIGSYQAVAHLLAEGLALIEGSISILRHAAWAVDELEPAAAVRAARAAKVYCARASRTVCETAVQVHGGIGNTWDCLAHVYLRRALTSTELWPVCLKEVGRGLS comes from the coding sequence ATGGATGTCCGTCTGACAACTGAACAACGACAATTGCGTGACGCCGCAGCGAAATTCGCCGACGACTTGGGGCCTGGTTCCGTTTCGGAGCTGGCCGACGAGAGCCGAATTGCCCGGCTGGACCGCCACATTGTCACGACGGGCTGGCGATCGCTGCGCTCCGATGGCGCTTCGGGCATCGAAGTGTCCATTGTCGCAGAGGAATTCGGGCGCCGACTGGTCGATGCCCCGTTGCTCGGGCCGGTGCTGGCCGACGACCTGGCCCGCCACCTCCACACCGGGCGGGGTGATGCGACCATCGCCGTCGACAACCTGGCCTTCGATGCCCGCGGCTATCGGCGGGCCCTGCTGCTATCGGGCACCACAGTACTTGCGGCTGAACTGGATACGGACTACGGCGGTGCGGACCTGACCCGAGTGACGACGGGCATTGCCGAACCGCCGCTGCCCGTCGGCGAGGTATCCGCCGACACCGCCGGACGATGGCGGGCGCTCGCGCTGGTAGCCACCGCGGCGGATCTGGTCGGTAACGCCCGCGGCGCGCACGCGCTGGCCTGTGACTACGCGAAAATCCGTGAACAGTACGGAAAGACGATCGGGTCGTATCAGGCCGTCGCGCACCTGTTGGCGGAAGGCCTGGCGCTGATCGAAGGTTCGATCAGCATATTGCGGCATGCCGCGTGGGCGGTGGACGAACTCGAACCGGCCGCAGCCGTACGCGCGGCCCGCGCCGCCAAGGTGTACTGCGCGCGTGCCTCCCGAACGGTCTGTGAGACCGCGGTGCAGGTGCACGGCGGCATCGGCAATACCTGGGATTGTCTGGCGCACGTGTATCTGCGCCGTGCCTTGACGTCGACCGAGCTGTGGCCGGTGTGCCTGAAGGAGGTCGGTCGTGGACTTTCGTGA
- a CDS encoding class I adenylate-forming enzyme family protein: MTEPAALVIEDRRVSRHALDALSDGLGATLHHRGVIAGERVAVMASNRPEFVAALQAIWRLGAAAVLISPAWKRDEVDHALGLTDPAHAVGDHPVLADLMPMLDLDDPIAPAAPITGSPRPGDDAVLVFSSGTTGLPKAVRHTHASLDAAVRQWRDALRLTERDRIQVATPPSHILGLLNILTALRVGTSVRLHPRFDVDRILRHIENDRITIEMAVAPIAQALASHPRLESYDLSSLRFIMWGATPVTVSIAETVTRRTGVRWVPAYGTTELPVIACNPPEQSRLDSVGRPVAGVDVRIVSLDTGEPVGPGDVGEIQARSASLMAGYLPAAANAEVWRDGWYRTGDVGWLDGNGWLRITDRLKEMIKVRGFQVAPAEVETVLHSHPAVKDCAVFGVPDGVNGEAVVAAVATHAPGNTGVAAELTARVAAQLAPYKRLSRVVFVPEIPRLPSGKVLRRVLKELHGCPSDN, from the coding sequence GTGACCGAGCCGGCCGCGCTCGTGATCGAGGATCGGCGCGTCAGCCGGCACGCGCTCGATGCGCTTTCCGACGGTCTGGGTGCAACCCTGCACCACCGCGGTGTCATCGCCGGCGAGCGGGTCGCGGTCATGGCCTCCAACCGGCCGGAGTTCGTCGCCGCGTTGCAGGCGATCTGGCGCCTGGGGGCGGCGGCGGTGCTGATCAGCCCCGCCTGGAAACGCGACGAGGTCGACCACGCCCTGGGACTGACCGACCCGGCCCACGCCGTCGGCGACCACCCCGTCCTGGCCGACCTGATGCCGATGCTGGACCTGGACGACCCGATCGCGCCCGCAGCGCCGATCACGGGTTCTCCTCGGCCCGGAGACGATGCGGTGCTGGTGTTCAGCTCGGGCACCACGGGCCTGCCAAAAGCCGTGCGCCACACCCACGCATCGCTGGACGCCGCCGTTCGCCAGTGGCGCGACGCGCTGCGGCTCACCGAGCGCGACCGTATTCAGGTCGCCACGCCGCCGTCGCACATCCTCGGCCTGCTCAACATCCTGACCGCGCTGCGCGTCGGCACGAGTGTGCGGCTGCATCCGCGCTTCGACGTCGACCGGATATTGCGGCACATCGAAAACGACCGCATCACAATCGAAATGGCGGTCGCGCCGATCGCACAGGCCCTTGCGTCGCACCCGCGGCTCGAGTCCTACGATCTGTCGTCGCTGCGGTTCATCATGTGGGGCGCCACGCCGGTCACCGTTAGCATCGCCGAAACCGTGACCCGGCGCACCGGCGTCAGATGGGTGCCCGCCTATGGCACCACCGAATTGCCGGTGATTGCCTGCAATCCGCCCGAGCAGTCCCGGCTGGACTCGGTGGGGCGACCGGTGGCCGGTGTAGACGTGCGGATCGTGTCGCTGGACACCGGCGAACCGGTCGGCCCAGGGGACGTCGGTGAAATTCAGGCCCGGTCGGCGTCGCTGATGGCCGGCTACCTGCCGGCCGCGGCTAACGCCGAGGTGTGGCGCGACGGCTGGTATCGGACCGGAGATGTCGGCTGGCTTGACGGCAACGGCTGGCTGCGAATTACCGACCGGCTCAAAGAGATGATCAAGGTGCGCGGATTCCAGGTTGCGCCGGCCGAAGTCGAGACCGTGCTGCACAGCCATCCGGCGGTCAAGGACTGCGCGGTGTTCGGTGTTCCCGACGGCGTCAACGGCGAAGCGGTGGTCGCCGCCGTCGCCACGCACGCACCCGGCAACACCGGGGTGGCTGCCGAGCTCACCGCACGGGTGGCGGCCCAGTTGGCCCCCTACAAACGGCTGAGCCGAGTCGTTTTCGTGCCCGAAATTCCCCGCCTGCCCTCGGGCAAGGTGTTGCGCCGAGTGCTCAAGGAGCTTCATGGATGTCCGTCTGACAACTGA
- a CDS encoding 2Fe-2S iron-sulfur cluster-binding protein: MTEPGMVTIQLDRRKVSVPLVPGETLLESARRAGLDPPFNCEAGNCGTCMARLIEGSATMRVNDALEEDEVAEGYILTCQGVPDTDSITVYYE; encoded by the coding sequence ATGACGGAGCCAGGCATGGTGACGATCCAGCTCGACCGCAGGAAAGTGTCGGTACCCCTGGTCCCGGGCGAGACCCTTCTGGAAAGCGCGCGCCGGGCGGGCCTGGACCCACCCTTCAATTGCGAGGCCGGCAACTGTGGAACGTGCATGGCCAGGCTCATCGAGGGCAGCGCGACCATGCGAGTCAACGACGCGCTCGAAGAAGACGAAGTGGCCGAAGGCTACATTTTGACCTGCCAAGGAGTACCCGACACCGACTCGATCACGGTGTATTACGAGTAG
- a CDS encoding DUF4286 family protein, translating into MAKGIIYVETRPSAPDRELEYNTWYDEVHIPELVALDGFVAARRLRPVNGAGPYVALYEIEGDDLQAILDNMVASAGQLHMSDALQLDPPPVMRLLEVTSAYPPTA; encoded by the coding sequence ATGGCCAAGGGAATCATCTATGTCGAGACTCGCCCCAGCGCGCCCGATCGCGAACTGGAATACAACACCTGGTACGACGAGGTTCACATACCCGAACTGGTGGCGCTCGACGGATTCGTCGCGGCGCGGCGCCTGAGGCCGGTGAACGGTGCGGGACCATATGTGGCCCTTTACGAGATCGAAGGCGATGACCTGCAGGCGATCCTGGACAACATGGTGGCCTCGGCCGGCCAATTGCATATGTCCGACGCGCTGCAGTTGGATCCCCCGCCGGTGATGCGGCTGCTCGAGGTGACGAGCGCATACCCGCCGACGGCGTGA
- a CDS encoding Tox-REase-5 domain-containing protein, translating to MQITGHPVTEGYIVDGVKFDGFTDGALIEVKSYYDQFTENGHWRPWFNGEQGILNQAYNQIRVAGTTPIEWVFAQPETAALVEDLLTRNGYAINVIVVPPK from the coding sequence ATGCAGATCACCGGACACCCCGTCACCGAAGGATACATCGTCGACGGGGTGAAATTCGACGGATTCACAGACGGAGCGCTAATTGAAGTCAAAAGCTATTATGATCAGTTTACCGAGAACGGCCACTGGAGGCCCTGGTTTAACGGCGAGCAAGGAATACTCAATCAGGCGTATAATCAAATACGGGTCGCAGGGACAACACCGATAGAATGGGTATTCGCTCAGCCAGAAACCGCGGCGCTCGTGGAAGATCTTCTGACAAGAAACGGGTATGCCATTAACGTCATAGTGGTTCCGCCGAAGTAG
- a CDS encoding Imm52 family immunity protein, translated as MPGADVGVYWGPRAESVDESAYRIARLVTTLAALDPVLSGWRDGGPSKREALAQPLVTNDHADLVERLLAGRNRRPDNNEVIEAYGYAAHWWNGGSDDSRPAAKLSIRIAGTSAIGLNNAMLDLPDQESAPRLYRPETAHQIIQTLLDVFGPEWGVWTNNDLRNKQKEPNRPTKDGRGYVLGKLVGHPAGWANFLSDSDSVKFDMALLPAGATVERLGTGTLVLLGQDPANPPLRDVLQVRRAMGYEVPTQQTESSEDLDAASAGPAAAPLAPGASVSPTDRGQSDPRSGIETRGVGDPASNTDARRSDAQRGTTAHD; from the coding sequence ATGCCTGGAGCGGATGTGGGGGTGTATTGGGGACCCCGTGCCGAATCGGTGGATGAATCCGCTTATCGGATTGCGCGGCTCGTGACGACGCTGGCCGCACTCGATCCAGTGCTGTCAGGCTGGCGTGACGGGGGTCCGTCAAAGCGCGAAGCACTAGCCCAGCCGTTGGTAACCAACGATCACGCCGACTTGGTAGAGCGACTGCTTGCAGGGCGCAATCGCCGCCCCGACAACAACGAAGTCATCGAAGCGTACGGGTACGCGGCACACTGGTGGAATGGGGGCTCCGACGACAGCCGGCCAGCTGCTAAATTGTCGATCCGTATCGCCGGGACATCAGCTATCGGGCTAAATAATGCTATGCTCGATCTTCCCGATCAAGAATCGGCGCCACGCTTGTACAGACCGGAGACCGCGCACCAAATTATCCAGACGCTTTTGGATGTCTTCGGACCCGAGTGGGGTGTTTGGACGAACAACGATCTTCGCAATAAACAAAAAGAGCCAAATCGGCCTACGAAGGATGGCCGCGGATATGTACTTGGGAAATTGGTCGGTCACCCGGCGGGGTGGGCTAATTTCCTCAGCGATTCCGATTCGGTAAAGTTCGACATGGCCTTGTTGCCAGCTGGCGCAACAGTTGAACGCCTCGGCACCGGAACGTTGGTGCTGCTCGGGCAAGACCCAGCTAACCCGCCGCTTCGTGATGTCCTTCAGGTGCGCAGGGCAATGGGCTACGAGGTGCCCACCCAACAGACAGAATCATCTGAAGACCTGGACGCCGCCTCGGCTGGCCCGGCGGCAGCGCCTCTCGCACCGGGAGCCTCTGTGAGCCCGACGGACAGAGGGCAATCCGACCCTCGATCCGGCATCGAAACACGCGGTGTTGGAGATCCAGCAAGCAACACCGATGCTCGGCGCAGCGACGCTCAGCGCGGTACCACCGCCCACGACTGA
- a CDS encoding Tox-REase-5 domain-containing protein, whose protein sequence is MTPEQARAAYDQLKGEIRDHNSWRPPLDDAGTVATYNREADALNARKGALEAQLGKTETVPAQGTRLVPDWAQPWQPPPHSPTPIPHGPGTWQPVTESMSDRAAQYQMQITGHPITEGYIVDGVKFDGFTDGALIEVKSYYSQFIENGRWKPFFTGQQSLVNQALNQVSAAHGTPIEWVFAEPETAAVVRQMLNDVPGLQGAIDYVVIPPP, encoded by the coding sequence ATGACACCTGAACAGGCGCGGGCGGCCTATGACCAACTGAAAGGGGAGATCCGCGACCATAATTCGTGGCGGCCCCCGCTCGATGACGCCGGCACGGTCGCCACCTACAACCGAGAAGCTGACGCGCTCAATGCCCGGAAAGGCGCCTTGGAGGCGCAGCTAGGCAAGACAGAGACCGTGCCCGCCCAGGGAACACGCCTGGTCCCGGACTGGGCACAGCCATGGCAACCACCACCACACTCACCCACACCGATCCCACATGGCCCAGGCACCTGGCAACCGGTCACCGAGTCGATGTCCGACCGCGCCGCCCAATACCAAATGCAGATCACCGGACACCCCATCACCGAAGGATACATCGTCGACGGGGTGAAATTCGACGGATTCACAGACGGAGCGCTAATTGAAGTCAAAAGCTATTACTCACAGTTCATCGAAAACGGCCGCTGGAAGCCGTTCTTCACCGGACAACAGAGTCTCGTCAACCAAGCACTGAATCAAGTAAGCGCTGCGCACGGAACTCCGATAGAATGGGTATTCGCGGAACCAGAAACTGCCGCTGTAGTGAGACAGATGTTAAACGATGTTCCTGGTTTACAGGGTGCTATTGACTACGTGGTTATACCGCCACCCTAA
- a CDS encoding Imm52 family immunity protein produces the protein MTKSNVSVGWGARVESVDQAADRVAKLLPALAALDPALSSWCDLGRSKREATAKPLVTTNHADLVQRLQDGRHRTDVGRQIMEDMGYSVYWWNGAEDNQAAANLNIHIGSSALGNHVVLKLPEPDAVPSLYTRGIAHKLLHIFVDIFDPDSVLWSNEELLAKQTEPDRPTEDGRGYVLGKLVGHPAGWANFLSDSDSVKFDMALLPAGATVERLGTGTLVLLGQDPANPPLRDVLQVRRAMGYEVPTQQTESSEDLDAASAGSAAAPLAPGASVSPTDRGQSDPRSGIETRGVGDPASNTDARRSDAQRGTTAHD, from the coding sequence ATGACGAAATCGAATGTGAGTGTCGGATGGGGAGCCCGTGTCGAGTCGGTCGACCAAGCCGCAGACCGGGTTGCGAAACTGTTGCCGGCGCTCGCTGCGCTCGACCCAGCCCTGTCGAGCTGGTGCGATCTTGGCCGGTCCAAAAGGGAGGCAACCGCCAAACCCTTGGTCACCACCAACCACGCCGACTTGGTGCAGCGATTACAGGACGGACGACACCGCACCGACGTTGGCCGACAAATCATGGAAGATATGGGCTACTCGGTCTACTGGTGGAACGGCGCCGAGGACAACCAGGCGGCGGCTAACTTGAATATCCATATCGGTTCTAGTGCACTGGGAAACCATGTGGTGCTCAAGCTGCCCGAACCCGATGCGGTCCCGAGCCTCTACACCCGGGGCATCGCGCATAAACTTCTACATATTTTCGTGGATATTTTTGACCCCGATTCGGTGCTTTGGTCTAATGAGGAACTTCTCGCCAAGCAAACAGAGCCGGATCGCCCAACCGAGGATGGCCGCGGATATGTACTTGGGAAATTGGTCGGTCACCCGGCGGGGTGGGCTAATTTCCTCAGCGATTCCGATTCGGTAAAGTTCGACATGGCCTTGTTGCCAGCTGGCGCAACAGTTGAACGCCTCGGCACCGGAACGTTGGTGCTGCTCGGGCAAGACCCAGCTAACCCGCCGCTTCGTGATGTCCTTCAGGTGCGCAGGGCAATGGGCTACGAGGTGCCCACTCAACAGACAGAATCATCTGAAGACCTGGACGCCGCCTCGGCTGGCTCGGCGGCAGCGCCTCTCGCACCGGGAGCCTCTGTGAGCCCGACGGACAGAGGGCAATCCGACCCTCGATCCGGCATCGAAACACGCGGTGTTGGAGATCCAGCAAGCAACACCGATGCTCGGCGCAGCGACGCTCAGCGCGGTACCACCGCCCACGACTGA
- a CDS encoding Tox-REase-5 domain-containing protein: MTPEQARAAYDQLKGEIRDHNSWRPPLDDASAVATYNREADALNARKGALEAQLGKTETVPAQGTRLVPDWAQPWQPPPHSPTPIPHGPGTWQPVTESMSDRAAQYQMQITGHPITEGYIVDGVKFDSYANGALIDAKSFYAQFTHDGTFLQWWVNSPTGGEAVVNQAVRQLAAAGGMPIQWYVAEPEALSAFQQLLSSRGISGIQLVLAPPK, encoded by the coding sequence ATGACACCTGAACAGGCGCGGGCGGCCTATGACCAACTGAAAGGGGAGATCCGCGACCATAATTCGTGGCGGCCCCCGCTCGATGACGCCAGCGCGGTCGCCACCTACAACCGAGAAGCTGACGCGCTCAATGCCCGGAAAGGCGCCTTGGAGGCGCAGCTAGGCAAGACAGAGACCGTGCCCGCCCAGGGAACACGCCTGGTCCCGGACTGGGCACAGCCATGGCAACCACCACCACACTCACCCACACCGATCCCACATGGCCCAGGCACCTGGCAACCGGTCACCGAGTCGATGTCCGACCGCGCCGCCCAATACCAAATGCAGATCACCGGACACCCCATCACCGAAGGATACATCGTCGACGGGGTGAAATTCGACAGCTATGCGAACGGTGCACTCATCGACGCGAAGAGCTTTTATGCACAATTCACCCACGATGGAACATTTCTGCAGTGGTGGGTTAATAGCCCGACAGGAGGCGAAGCGGTGGTTAACCAGGCTGTGCGGCAACTGGCGGCAGCGGGCGGGATGCCGATACAATGGTATGTAGCGGAACCCGAAGCTTTATCGGCGTTCCAACAACTATTATCCAGCAGAGGAATATCTGGAATTCAGCTAGTCCTCGCGCCACCGAAGTAA
- a CDS encoding Imm52 family immunity protein, protein MSPSFYLGAYWGIRAASVDECAERLATMIEQFAHVDPLLTSWRQGAGSKRKAIEQPVVTSDHTDLVTRLLTGRNRRDTNRQVIDELGYSVSWWNGNPDASIGLSVGCGQTSPYVTNSFVLNLPKPGAGSGHLYNPGVAAKLLNIVVDTWQPDHAVWTNHDLVDKQRQPDRRLENGGIIAGQLVGHPAGWANFLSDSDSVKFDMALLPAGATVERLGTGTLVLLGQDPANPPLRDVLQVRRAMGYEVPTQQTESSEDLDAASAGPAAAPLAPGASVSPTDRGQSDPRSGIETRGVGDPASNTDARRSDAQRGTTAHD, encoded by the coding sequence ATGTCACCGAGTTTTTACCTAGGTGCGTACTGGGGGATACGTGCGGCGTCTGTGGACGAGTGTGCAGAGCGTCTGGCAACGATGATTGAACAGTTCGCGCACGTTGACCCACTCTTGACTAGTTGGCGCCAAGGAGCGGGATCCAAGCGAAAGGCGATCGAGCAACCGGTTGTGACATCCGATCATACGGATCTAGTGACTCGGCTCCTTACAGGACGCAATCGCCGAGACACTAACAGGCAGGTTATTGATGAACTCGGCTACTCTGTGTCTTGGTGGAACGGAAACCCAGATGCATCCATCGGTCTTTCTGTCGGATGTGGTCAGACCTCACCATACGTAACGAACAGCTTCGTCTTAAATCTGCCTAAACCTGGCGCCGGCTCAGGTCACCTATATAATCCGGGCGTCGCGGCGAAATTGCTGAATATCGTGGTCGACACATGGCAGCCCGATCATGCTGTTTGGACGAACCACGATCTAGTCGACAAACAGCGCCAGCCAGATCGGCGGCTGGAAAATGGCGGCATAATTGCTGGTCAATTGGTCGGTCACCCGGCGGGGTGGGCTAATTTCCTCAGCGATTCCGATTCGGTAAAGTTCGACATGGCCTTGTTGCCAGCTGGCGCAACAGTTGAACGCCTCGGCACCGGAACGTTGGTGCTGCTCGGGCAAGACCCAGCTAACCCGCCGCTTCGTGATGTCCTTCAGGTGCGCAGGGCAATGGGCTACGAGGTGCCCACTCAACAGACAGAATCATCTGAAGACCTGGACGCCGCCTCGGCTGGCCCGGCGGCAGCGCCTCTCGCACCGGGAGCCTCTGTGAGCCCGACGGACAGAGGGCAATCCGACCCTCGATCCGGCATCGAAACACGCGGTGTTGGAGATCCAGCAAGCAACACCGATGCTCGGCGCAGCGACGCTCAGCGCGGTACCACCGCCCACGACTGA
- a CDS encoding IS1634 family transposase, whose translation MAYMRTVRTKSGATAVQIVWSSRRGARSIEHVGSAHDAVELQALKTAAVRRLTGGQQTLDLDVGDTEISGASLEIVSSRMAFLWDSLCAAYVRLGFDRAAGADEVFRDLVLARIIEPTSKADSLRVLAETGIATVSYRTLTRHLPRFATAAFGRALSKACAVQAALGPASLVLYDVSTLYFETDKADGFREPGFSKERRLEPQITIGLLTDATGFPLAVHAFEGDKGETKTMLPVINAFKKAHQLTDVTVVADAGMISEDNQKAIYAAGLTFILGSRIPFLPGVIREWRDKHPGEDIPDGHIFTQAWPASSKEKARGIPDRVIFYQYRADRARRTLRGIDEQVAKAQAAVDGKAPLKRNRFITVTGENRSVNRELEAKARELAGIKGYTTNLTGQTADFVIDAYHQLWRIEKAFRMSKHDLAARPIYHHKREFIEAHLNIVFAALAVSHWIEHQTGWSIRQFVRTTRRYRTVDIRAGQHTLTAADPLPADLRDALAQISGADLRTK comes from the coding sequence GTGGCCTATATGCGGACGGTGAGGACCAAGTCGGGGGCGACAGCGGTGCAGATTGTGTGGTCGTCGCGGCGCGGTGCACGCTCGATCGAGCATGTGGGTTCGGCTCATGACGCGGTGGAATTGCAAGCACTCAAGACGGCGGCCGTACGGCGGCTTACTGGAGGTCAGCAGACCCTCGACCTTGATGTCGGTGACACCGAAATATCCGGTGCCTCTTTGGAAATCGTCTCTTCGCGGATGGCGTTTTTGTGGGACAGCTTGTGCGCTGCGTATGTCCGGCTTGGCTTCGATCGGGCCGCTGGAGCCGATGAGGTGTTCCGGGATCTGGTGCTGGCCCGGATCATCGAGCCGACCAGTAAGGCCGACTCGCTGCGGGTACTGGCCGAGACCGGTATCGCCACGGTGTCCTACCGCACCCTGACCCGGCACCTGCCGCGGTTCGCCACAGCGGCTTTCGGCCGGGCGTTGTCCAAGGCGTGCGCGGTTCAGGCGGCGTTGGGGCCGGCGTCGTTGGTGCTCTACGACGTCTCGACGCTGTACTTCGAGACCGATAAGGCCGACGGATTCCGCGAGCCCGGATTCTCCAAAGAACGTCGGCTCGAACCGCAGATCACCATCGGCCTGCTCACCGATGCGACTGGATTTCCATTGGCAGTACACGCATTTGAAGGCGACAAGGGTGAAACCAAGACGATGCTGCCCGTCATCAACGCCTTCAAGAAGGCCCACCAACTCACCGATGTCACAGTGGTCGCTGATGCCGGCATGATCTCCGAGGACAACCAGAAAGCGATCTACGCCGCCGGGCTGACCTTCATCCTCGGCTCCAGGATCCCGTTCCTGCCCGGCGTCATACGCGAATGGCGCGACAAGCATCCCGGCGAGGACATCCCTGACGGGCACATCTTCACCCAGGCCTGGCCGGCCAGCAGCAAGGAGAAGGCCCGCGGGATCCCCGACCGGGTCATCTTCTACCAGTACCGTGCTGACCGGGCCCGGCGCACCCTGCGTGGTATCGATGAGCAGGTAGCCAAAGCCCAGGCCGCCGTCGACGGGAAGGCCCCCCTCAAACGCAACCGGTTCATCACCGTGACCGGCGAGAACCGGTCGGTGAACCGGGAGTTAGAAGCCAAAGCCCGCGAGTTGGCCGGGATCAAGGGCTACACCACCAACCTGACCGGCCAGACCGCAGACTTCGTCATCGATGCGTATCACCAGTTGTGGCGGATCGAGAAGGCGTTCCGGATGTCCAAGCACGACCTGGCCGCCCGCCCGATCTACCACCACAAACGCGAGTTCATCGAGGCCCACCTAAACATCGTGTTCGCCGCGCTCGCAGTCAGCCACTGGATCGAACACCAAACCGGTTGGAGTATCCGGCAATTCGTGCGCACCACACGCCGATACCGCACCGTGGACATCCGAGCCGGCCAACACACCCTCACCGCCGCCGATCCACTGCCCGCCGACCTACGCGACGCCCTCGCCCAAATCAGCGGAGCCGACCTACGCACTAAATGA
- the istA gene encoding IS21 family transposase, giving the protein MLDLVELFTHWHAGRSQVQLSASLGIDRKTVRKYLAPVIADGLEPGGEPLSADQWAELIGGWFPGLGDPAARSLTWPLIAPHCDRIKAWLDADVTVATVAQRLRDEHEVAASESSVRRWIATHFAEEVARERVTVPRGPVDPGSEAQIDYGRLGMWTDPATAKRVAVWAFVMVLSCSRHLFVRPVIRMDQTAWCACHVAAFEFFCGVPARLVCDNLKTGVDKPDLYDPQINRSYAELATHYGTLVDPARAFKPKDKPRVERPMSYVRDSFWKGREFASLTGMQADAVRWSREVAGGRRCRALEGAAPLRVFEAIEADALIALPPRAFELTSWSIGAVGVDAHLKVGKALYSVPWRLIGQRLHARTAGDVVQIFAGADVVATHVRRPSGRSTDFTHYPPEKIAFHMRTPTWCRHTAELVGPACEAVIAEFMADNAIHHLRSAQGVLGLRDKHGCERLEAACARAIEVGDPSYRTIKGILIAGTEHSTNEQVTGAGGAAGAFLRGPEQFGTQLA; this is encoded by the coding sequence ATGCTCGATTTGGTCGAGTTGTTCACCCACTGGCACGCGGGCCGCTCCCAGGTCCAGTTGTCGGCGTCGTTGGGTATCGATCGGAAGACCGTCCGCAAATATTTGGCTCCGGTGATCGCCGATGGCCTCGAGCCTGGTGGCGAGCCGCTGTCGGCTGATCAGTGGGCGGAGTTGATCGGCGGGTGGTTCCCGGGACTGGGCGATCCGGCAGCGCGGTCCTTGACGTGGCCGCTGATCGCGCCGCACTGCGATCGGATCAAGGCGTGGCTGGATGCCGATGTCACGGTGGCCACCGTCGCCCAGCGGTTGCGCGACGAGCATGAGGTGGCGGCGTCGGAGTCGTCGGTGCGGCGTTGGATCGCAACGCATTTCGCTGAGGAGGTGGCCCGCGAGAGGGTTACCGTGCCACGCGGGCCGGTGGATCCCGGTAGTGAGGCGCAGATCGATTATGGCCGGCTGGGCATGTGGACCGACCCGGCCACGGCCAAGCGGGTGGCGGTGTGGGCGTTCGTGATGGTGCTGTCGTGCTCGCGTCATCTGTTCGTGCGCCCGGTGATCCGGATGGATCAAACCGCGTGGTGCGCTTGCCATGTCGCGGCGTTCGAGTTCTTCTGCGGGGTGCCGGCGCGGTTGGTGTGTGACAACCTTAAGACCGGGGTGGACAAACCCGACCTCTACGATCCGCAGATCAACCGCTCCTACGCCGAGTTGGCCACCCACTACGGCACGCTGGTCGACCCGGCGCGGGCGTTCAAACCCAAAGACAAACCCCGGGTGGAACGACCCATGAGCTACGTGCGCGATTCATTCTGGAAAGGCCGCGAGTTCGCCTCGCTGACCGGGATGCAGGCCGACGCGGTGCGCTGGAGCCGTGAGGTCGCCGGCGGCCGGCGCTGCCGCGCCTTGGAGGGCGCCGCGCCATTGCGAGTGTTTGAGGCCATCGAAGCAGACGCGTTGATCGCGTTGCCGCCCAGAGCGTTTGAACTCACCAGCTGGTCGATCGGCGCCGTCGGGGTGGATGCGCATCTTAAGGTCGGCAAGGCGCTCTACAGCGTCCCGTGGCGGTTGATCGGACAGCGCTTGCACGCCCGCACCGCCGGGGATGTGGTGCAGATCTTCGCCGGTGCCGATGTGGTGGCCACCCATGTGCGCCGCCCGTCCGGGCGCTCCACTGACTTCACCCACTACCCGCCGGAGAAGATCGCATTCCACATGCGCACCCCGACCTGGTGTCGGCACACCGCCGAACTGGTCGGCCCGGCCTGCGAGGCGGTGATCGCCGAATTCATGGCCGACAACGCCATCCATCACCTGCGCTCAGCCCAAGGGGTGCTGGGGCTGCGCGACAAACACGGTTGTGAGCGGCTGGAAGCCGCCTGCGCCCGCGCCATCGAGGTCGGCGACCCGTCCTATCGCACCATCAAGGGCATCCTGATCGCCGGCACCGAACACAGCACCAACGAGCAAGTCACCGGCGCGGGCGGCGCGGCCGGGGCGTTTCTGCGCGGACCCGAACAGTTCGGCACCCAGCTCGCCTAA